A genomic segment from Engraulis encrasicolus isolate BLACKSEA-1 unplaced genomic scaffold, IST_EnEncr_1.0 scaffold_26_np1212, whole genome shotgun sequence encodes:
- the LOC134442920 gene encoding follistatin-related protein 5-like, which produces MSLANILWREEGLGIGSMYYVFYADGIKVIQPVACEIQRHIKPTEKLLGREEEVCPEREGSSGHQRCVWASAVNVKDKYIYATQPLLNRILIIDTQSQKAVQSVSTDAVPVKLHYDASHDQVWVLSWGDVRKTNPTLQVIGQASASSSHHTVHTQPIGQHFDRVEDFYIPNPNLLDTHIRFGMVLHRDEMVLLKLDLESGSYVKNISLAEFHCVPQSLAYTHLGGLYFVSCRDDQARRVGGRRPQLLVDAVTDLVIGENGDVSGTPYVSPDGRHLVTVDDGEGLLRLQEVSPRGALGRPFDVHTNLHVSQLAFMRSFTTAGRYKAFASSSNQTDALVVELSSGTVRLVKGLREPLPTRLWPWSSTATATTPGNGNRGGERSPGNRAMVSSGMFGQYLASPARSSLLVLDGRLDRLNCEITDVENGNTVVWIGDM; this is translated from the exons TTGCCAACATCCTCTGGAGAGAAGAAG gtTTGGGGATCGGCAGCATGTACTATGTGTTCTACGCGGACGGCATCAAGGTGATCCAGCCTGTAGCCTGCGAGATACAGAGACACATCAAGCCCACAGAGAAACTACTGGGcagagag GAGGAGGTGTGTCCTGAGCGTGAGGGGTCATCAGGTCATCAGCGCTGTGTGTGGGCGTCGGCGGTGAACGTCAAGGATAAATACATTTATGCCACCCAACCGCTGCTGAACAGGATACTCATCATAGACACCCAATCACAGAAGGCCGTGCAG agtgTGTCTACAGACGCGGTGCCAGTGAAGCTTCATTACGACGCGTCACATGACCAGGTCTGGGTGCTCAGCTGGGGAGACGTGAGGAAGACGAACCCAacactacag gtgattgGCCAGGCCAGTGCTAGCTCCTCCCATCACACTGTTCACACGCAGCCAATTGGTCAACACTTTGACCGCGTAGAAGATTTCTACATTCCAAACCCCAACCTCCTGGACACCCACataag gtTTGGCATGGTTCTCCACCGTGATGAGATGGTTCTCCTGAAGCTTGACCTTGAGAGCGGTTCCTACGTAAAGAACATCAGCCTCGCCGAGTTCCACTGCGTTCCGCAGTCACTCGCCTACACCCACCTGGGGGGACTCTACTTCGTCAGTTGCCGTGACGACCAg GCTCGGCGTGTTGGTGGGCGTCGCCCCCAGCTGTTGGTTGACGCGGTGACCGACCTGGTGATCGGCGAGAACGGTGACGTCAGCGGAACACCATACGTGTCACCTGACGGCCGACACCTGGTTACCGTGGACGACGGAGAGGG GTTGCTACGGTTACAGGAGGTGTCCCCGCGCGGGGCTCTGGGCCGCCCGTTTGACGTCCACACCAACCTCCACGTGTCGCAGCTGGCGTTCATGCGCTCCTTCACCACCGCGGGGCGCTACAAGGCCTTCGCCAGCTCCTCCAATCAGACGGACGCCCTGGTGGTGGAACTGTCCAGCGGCACCGTGCGATTGGTCAAAGGTCTCCGGGAGCCCCTCCCCACTCGCCTCTGGCCCTGGTCGTCAACGGCAACGGCAACAACGCCCGGTAACGGTAACCGTGGTGGCGAGCGTTCCCCTGGCAACCGTGCGATGGTGTCGAGCGGGATGTTTGGTCAGTACCTGGCGTCCCCGGCGAGGTCATCGCTCCTCGTACTCGACGGACGACTCGACCGACTGAACTGTGAAATCACCGACGTGGAGAACGGCAACACTGTGGTGTGGATCGgggacatgtag